A window of the Aquimarina spinulae genome harbors these coding sequences:
- a CDS encoding DUF1203 domain-containing protein — MKKFRIVPLTKEYVSRIKETKVDDFDYPIVEQIATGYGPCRISLKKFDPGKDTRLLISHSPFEIKNAFNQPGPVFVHKKEVEPYKNNHQFPPEIKADKQNFPLSLIGYNTKQNMVFTKLVGDDDVDLLIPEIFHSHNDIAYLHARNAEAGCFICKIERV; from the coding sequence ATGAAAAAATTTAGGATTGTCCCGTTAACAAAAGAATATGTATCACGAATCAAAGAAACAAAAGTAGATGATTTTGATTACCCTATTGTTGAACAAATAGCTACAGGTTATGGACCTTGTCGTATTTCTTTAAAAAAATTTGATCCAGGAAAAGATACGCGGCTATTAATTAGTCATAGTCCTTTTGAAATTAAAAATGCATTCAATCAACCAGGTCCTGTTTTTGTTCACAAAAAAGAAGTCGAACCTTATAAGAACAACCATCAATTTCCACCAGAAATTAAAGCAGATAAACAAAATTTCCCTTTATCACTAATTGGATATAATACAAAACAAAATATGGTATTTACAAAATTGGTAGGCGATGATGATGTAGATCTTTTAATACCAGAAATATTTCATAGCCACAACGACATAGCATATTTACATGCCAGAAATGCCGAAGCTGGTTGTTTTATATGTAAAATAGAAAGAGTATAA
- a CDS encoding YciI family protein, with protein MKEFMFLFRGDDKVWDSKSPEEQQKHMQKWQQWIGEMAQQEKFVGGERLYSHGNTIYPGGTKVTDRPLTEGKELVGGYLVIKANNLEEATEMAKDCPGLQWDSCVEVREVWPES; from the coding sequence ATGAAAGAATTTATGTTTCTTTTTAGAGGAGATGACAAAGTATGGGATTCTAAATCTCCAGAAGAACAACAAAAGCATATGCAAAAATGGCAACAATGGATCGGTGAGATGGCTCAGCAAGAAAAATTTGTTGGAGGTGAGCGATTATATTCACACGGTAACACAATTTACCCGGGAGGAACCAAAGTAACAGATAGACCATTAACAGAAGGAAAAGAACTGGTTGGAGGATATTTGGTTATTAAAGCAAACAATCTGGAAGAAGCTACCGAGATGGCAAAAGATTGCCCGGGATTACAATGGGATTCTTGTGTAGAAGTACGAGAAGTATGGCCAGAAAGTTAG